Proteins encoded together in one Oryzias latipes chromosome 11, ASM223467v1 window:
- the tpd52 gene encoding tumor protein D52 isoform X2, with amino-acid sequence MEDAEKGFQEHPEVGEDAVTSVGPSSAPPAITEDERLELQEELTKVEEEIQTLSQVLAVKERRLADIKRKLGITPLNELKQNISKTWQEVTTSTAYRRTSETLSQASLKATAAFSNMGSVLSRKFEDVNLQSIQHSASMPVIRNAPTFKSLEEKVETLKTKITPSGPGSDPSNPDSQDDPPSESLGGQPEDPPTEDTPMK; translated from the exons ATGGAGGATGCAGAGAAAG GTTTCCAGGAACATCCAGAGGTAGGAGAAGACGCTGTGACGTCCGTCGGTCCATCCTCAGCTCCTCCTGCCATCACAGAGGATGAGCGtctggagctgcaggaggagctgaCCAAG GTTGAAGAAGAGATCCAGACTCTGTCTCAGGTGCTTGCAGTCAAAGAGAGGCGGCTGGCGGACATCAAGAGGAAACTGGGCATCACTCCTCTGAATGAGCTGAAGCAGAACATCTCCAAAACCTGGCAGGAGGTCACCACCTCCACTGC CTACAGGAGAACATCTGAGACTCTGTCTCAGGCCAGCCTGAAGGCGACGGCGGCCTTCTCCAACATGGGATCAGTCCTCAGCCGCAAGTTTGAGGATGTCAA TTTACAATCAATTCAGCACTCGGCTAGCATGCCTGTCATAAG AAATGCACCAACCTTCAAGTCTTTGGAGGAGAAAGTTGAGACACTGAAG ACCAAAATCACTCCATCAGGACCCGGCAGTGATCCCAGTAACCCTGACAGCCAGGACGATCCTCCATCTGAGTCTCTGGGGGGTCAGCCGGAAGACCCTCCCACTGAGGACACGCCGATGAAATGA
- the tpd52 gene encoding tumor protein D52 isoform X3: MEDAEKGFQEHPEVGEDAVTSVGPSSAPPAITEDERLELQEELTKVEEEIQTLSQVLAVKERRLADIKRKLGITPLNELKQNISKTWQEVTTSTAYRRTSETLSQASLKATAAFSNMGSVLSRKFEDVKNAPTFKSLEEKVETLKTKITPSGPGSDPSNPDSQDDPPSESLGGQPEDPPTEDTPMK; the protein is encoded by the exons ATGGAGGATGCAGAGAAAG GTTTCCAGGAACATCCAGAGGTAGGAGAAGACGCTGTGACGTCCGTCGGTCCATCCTCAGCTCCTCCTGCCATCACAGAGGATGAGCGtctggagctgcaggaggagctgaCCAAG GTTGAAGAAGAGATCCAGACTCTGTCTCAGGTGCTTGCAGTCAAAGAGAGGCGGCTGGCGGACATCAAGAGGAAACTGGGCATCACTCCTCTGAATGAGCTGAAGCAGAACATCTCCAAAACCTGGCAGGAGGTCACCACCTCCACTGC CTACAGGAGAACATCTGAGACTCTGTCTCAGGCCAGCCTGAAGGCGACGGCGGCCTTCTCCAACATGGGATCAGTCCTCAGCCGCAAGTTTGAGGATGTCAA AAATGCACCAACCTTCAAGTCTTTGGAGGAGAAAGTTGAGACACTGAAG ACCAAAATCACTCCATCAGGACCCGGCAGTGATCCCAGTAACCCTGACAGCCAGGACGATCCTCCATCTGAGTCTCTGGGGGGTCAGCCGGAAGACCCTCCCACTGAGGACACGCCGATGAAATGA
- the tpd52 gene encoding tumor protein D52 isoform X4, protein MEPLEEYHSPFDFEQGVNASYLYLSPAYSDTPPSSPAGKARGFQEHPEVGEDAVTSVGPSSAPPAITEDERLELQEELTKVEEEIQTLSQVLAVKERRLADIKRKLGITPLNELKQNISKTWQEVTTSTAYRRTSETLSQASLKATAAFSNMGSVLSRKFEDVNLQSIQHSASMPVIRNAPTFKSLEEKVETLKTKITPSGPGSDPSNPDSQDDPPSESLGGQPEDPPTEDTPMK, encoded by the exons ATGGAGCCCCTTGAGGAATATCATTCTCCGTTCGACTTTGAGCAAGGCGTCAACGCCAGCTACCTGTACCTCTCACCAGCCTACAGCGACACGCCACCCAGCTCTCCTGCTGGCAAAGCTAGAG GTTTCCAGGAACATCCAGAGGTAGGAGAAGACGCTGTGACGTCCGTCGGTCCATCCTCAGCTCCTCCTGCCATCACAGAGGATGAGCGtctggagctgcaggaggagctgaCCAAG GTTGAAGAAGAGATCCAGACTCTGTCTCAGGTGCTTGCAGTCAAAGAGAGGCGGCTGGCGGACATCAAGAGGAAACTGGGCATCACTCCTCTGAATGAGCTGAAGCAGAACATCTCCAAAACCTGGCAGGAGGTCACCACCTCCACTGC CTACAGGAGAACATCTGAGACTCTGTCTCAGGCCAGCCTGAAGGCGACGGCGGCCTTCTCCAACATGGGATCAGTCCTCAGCCGCAAGTTTGAGGATGTCAA TTTACAATCAATTCAGCACTCGGCTAGCATGCCTGTCATAAG AAATGCACCAACCTTCAAGTCTTTGGAGGAGAAAGTTGAGACACTGAAG ACCAAAATCACTCCATCAGGACCCGGCAGTGATCCCAGTAACCCTGACAGCCAGGACGATCCTCCATCTGAGTCTCTGGGGGGTCAGCCGGAAGACCCTCCCACTGAGGACACGCCGATGAAATGA
- the tpd52 gene encoding tumor protein D52 isoform X1 has protein sequence MEPLEEYHSPFDFEQGVNASYLYLSPAYSDTPPSSPAGKARGFQEHPEVGEDAVTSVGPSSAPPAITEDERLELQEELTKVEEEIQTLSQVLAVKERRLADIKRKLGITPLNELKQNISKTWQEVTTSTAYRRTSETLSQASLKATAAFSNMGSVLSRKFEDVKNAPTFKSLEEKVETLKTKITPSGPGSDPSNPDSQDDPPSESLGGQPEDPPTEDTPMK, from the exons ATGGAGCCCCTTGAGGAATATCATTCTCCGTTCGACTTTGAGCAAGGCGTCAACGCCAGCTACCTGTACCTCTCACCAGCCTACAGCGACACGCCACCCAGCTCTCCTGCTGGCAAAGCTAGAG GTTTCCAGGAACATCCAGAGGTAGGAGAAGACGCTGTGACGTCCGTCGGTCCATCCTCAGCTCCTCCTGCCATCACAGAGGATGAGCGtctggagctgcaggaggagctgaCCAAG GTTGAAGAAGAGATCCAGACTCTGTCTCAGGTGCTTGCAGTCAAAGAGAGGCGGCTGGCGGACATCAAGAGGAAACTGGGCATCACTCCTCTGAATGAGCTGAAGCAGAACATCTCCAAAACCTGGCAGGAGGTCACCACCTCCACTGC CTACAGGAGAACATCTGAGACTCTGTCTCAGGCCAGCCTGAAGGCGACGGCGGCCTTCTCCAACATGGGATCAGTCCTCAGCCGCAAGTTTGAGGATGTCAA AAATGCACCAACCTTCAAGTCTTTGGAGGAGAAAGTTGAGACACTGAAG ACCAAAATCACTCCATCAGGACCCGGCAGTGATCCCAGTAACCCTGACAGCCAGGACGATCCTCCATCTGAGTCTCTGGGGGGTCAGCCGGAAGACCCTCCCACTGAGGACACGCCGATGAAATGA